A window of the Salvelinus alpinus chromosome 3, SLU_Salpinus.1, whole genome shotgun sequence genome harbors these coding sequences:
- the LOC139570234 gene encoding proto-oncogene Wnt-3-like isoform X2 — MDQATTSLVPEVFLMMRAPTKWSLALGQQYSSLGSQPILCGSIPGLVPKQLRFCRNYIEIMPSVAEGVKLGIQECQHQFRGRRWNCTTIKDNLAIFGPVLDKATRESAFVHAIASAGVAFAVTRSCAEGTSTMCGCDSHHKGPPGEGWKWGGCSEDAEFGVLVSREFADARENRPDARSAMNRHNNEAGRTTILDHMHLRCKCHGLSGSCEVKTCWWAQPDFRMLGDYLKDKYDSASEMMVEKHRESRGWVETLRAKYAFFKHPTERDMVYYEGSPNFCEPNQETGSFGTRDRACNVSSHGIEGCDLLCCGRGHNTRTEKRKEKCHCIFHWCCYVSCQECVRVYDVHTCK; from the exons ATGGACCAAGCAACCACAAGTCTAGTTCCAGAAGTGTTCCTCATGATGAGGGCTCCAACAAAATG GTCCCTAGCCTTGGGGCAGCAGTACTCGTCTCTGGGCTCCCAACCCATCCTGTGTGGCTCTATCCCCGGCCTGGTGCCCAAGCAGCTGCGCTTCTGTCGCAACTACATCGAGATCATGCCCAGTGTGGCCGAGGGCGTGAAGTTGGGCATCCAAGAGTGCCAGCACCAGTTTAGGGGGCGCCGCTGGAACTGCACCACCATCAAGGACAACCTGGCCATCTTCGGGCCCGTGCTGGACAAAG CCACCAGAGAGTCGGCGTTCGTCCACGCCATCGCCTCTGCGGGCGTGGCGTTTGCTGTAACGCGGTCCTGCGCTGAGGGCACGTCCACAATGTGTGGCTGTGATTCCCACCACAAGGGTCCCCCGGGGGAGGGATGGAAGTGGGGCGGCTGCAGCGAGGACGCTGAGTTCGGGGTGCTGGTGTCCAGAGAGTTTGCCGATGCCAGAGAGAACCGGCCCGATGCACGCTCTGCTATGAACCGGCACAACAACGAGGCAGGACGCACG ACCATCCTGGACCACATGCACCTTCGCTGTAAATGCCATGGCCTGTCTGGCAGCTGCGAGGTGAAAACATGCTGGTGGGCACAGCCCGACTTCCGCATGCTGGGTGACTACCTGAAAGACAAGTACGACAGCGCCTCGGAGATGATGGTGGAGAAGCACCGCGAGTCGCGCGGCTGGGTGGAGACGCTGCGCGCCAAGTATGCCTTCTTCAAACACCCCACGGAGCGTGACATGGTCTACTACGAGGGCTCGCCCAACTTCTGCGAGCCCAACCAGGAGACGGGCTCGTTCGGCACCCGCGACCGTGCCTGCAACGTGTCCTCGCACGGCATCGAGGGCTGCGACCTGCTCTGCTGCGGCAGGGGCCACAACACCCGGACTGAGAAGCGAAAGGAGAAGTGCCACTGCATCTTCCACTGGTGCTGCTACGTCAGCTGCCAGGAGTGTGTGCGCGTCTACGACGTACACACATGCAAGTGA
- the LOC139570234 gene encoding proto-oncogene Wnt-3-like isoform X1: protein MDLYLVGYMMCVWLSSWRVLGGYPIWWSLALGQQYSSLGSQPILCGSIPGLVPKQLRFCRNYIEIMPSVAEGVKLGIQECQHQFRGRRWNCTTIKDNLAIFGPVLDKATRESAFVHAIASAGVAFAVTRSCAEGTSTMCGCDSHHKGPPGEGWKWGGCSEDAEFGVLVSREFADARENRPDARSAMNRHNNEAGRTTILDHMHLRCKCHGLSGSCEVKTCWWAQPDFRMLGDYLKDKYDSASEMMVEKHRESRGWVETLRAKYAFFKHPTERDMVYYEGSPNFCEPNQETGSFGTRDRACNVSSHGIEGCDLLCCGRGHNTRTEKRKEKCHCIFHWCCYVSCQECVRVYDVHTCK, encoded by the exons GTCCCTAGCCTTGGGGCAGCAGTACTCGTCTCTGGGCTCCCAACCCATCCTGTGTGGCTCTATCCCCGGCCTGGTGCCCAAGCAGCTGCGCTTCTGTCGCAACTACATCGAGATCATGCCCAGTGTGGCCGAGGGCGTGAAGTTGGGCATCCAAGAGTGCCAGCACCAGTTTAGGGGGCGCCGCTGGAACTGCACCACCATCAAGGACAACCTGGCCATCTTCGGGCCCGTGCTGGACAAAG CCACCAGAGAGTCGGCGTTCGTCCACGCCATCGCCTCTGCGGGCGTGGCGTTTGCTGTAACGCGGTCCTGCGCTGAGGGCACGTCCACAATGTGTGGCTGTGATTCCCACCACAAGGGTCCCCCGGGGGAGGGATGGAAGTGGGGCGGCTGCAGCGAGGACGCTGAGTTCGGGGTGCTGGTGTCCAGAGAGTTTGCCGATGCCAGAGAGAACCGGCCCGATGCACGCTCTGCTATGAACCGGCACAACAACGAGGCAGGACGCACG ACCATCCTGGACCACATGCACCTTCGCTGTAAATGCCATGGCCTGTCTGGCAGCTGCGAGGTGAAAACATGCTGGTGGGCACAGCCCGACTTCCGCATGCTGGGTGACTACCTGAAAGACAAGTACGACAGCGCCTCGGAGATGATGGTGGAGAAGCACCGCGAGTCGCGCGGCTGGGTGGAGACGCTGCGCGCCAAGTATGCCTTCTTCAAACACCCCACGGAGCGTGACATGGTCTACTACGAGGGCTCGCCCAACTTCTGCGAGCCCAACCAGGAGACGGGCTCGTTCGGCACCCGCGACCGTGCCTGCAACGTGTCCTCGCACGGCATCGAGGGCTGCGACCTGCTCTGCTGCGGCAGGGGCCACAACACCCGGACTGAGAAGCGAAAGGAGAAGTGCCACTGCATCTTCCACTGGTGCTGCTACGTCAGCTGCCAGGAGTGTGTGCGCGTCTACGACGTACACACATGCAAGTGA